The Prosthecobacter algae genome has a segment encoding these proteins:
- a CDS encoding DUF2971 domain-containing protein: MSNSKAPKTLYHYCPAQSFMAIAESGVLRMSHSSGMNDSHELRHVELIIEHLLKEKPEWIASEYIKNVLEIFQGHGRDLYMVSFSEEPDSLSQWRGYADDGSGYNIGFNIECLPIQGILQPNLGSLIEKCLFKIDYNQGKISKQIFNLFEEHKSVPNEELIFSSILVSSILTQWAFQHKNAAFKEEREWRAVYWPRSLGSQLSTPTVIDPMTAGYRNSKYGLIPFYDYTFRTSTKTSISHVLLGPRNPSEPAFVKAYLKKTGYGDVEVQRSEASYR, translated from the coding sequence ATGTCGAACTCGAAAGCCCCGAAAACGCTGTATCACTACTGCCCTGCACAAAGCTTTATGGCAATAGCTGAAAGCGGTGTGCTAAGAATGAGTCATTCATCTGGTATGAACGATTCGCATGAACTACGGCATGTCGAACTAATTATTGAACACCTTCTGAAGGAAAAACCTGAATGGATAGCTAGTGAGTATATAAAAAACGTCTTGGAAATATTCCAAGGTCACGGAAGGGATCTTTATATGGTTTCTTTCTCAGAAGAACCAGATTCCCTTAGCCAGTGGCGAGGATATGCTGACGACGGTTCTGGATACAACATAGGATTCAATATCGAATGCCTCCCTATTCAAGGAATTCTACAACCCAACCTTGGCTCCCTTATTGAGAAATGTCTCTTTAAGATTGACTACAACCAGGGAAAAATTTCCAAACAAATTTTCAATCTTTTTGAAGAACACAAATCGGTTCCAAATGAAGAATTAATTTTCAGCTCCATTTTAGTTTCATCCATCCTAACTCAGTGGGCATTTCAACATAAAAATGCTGCCTTCAAAGAGGAACGCGAATGGAGAGCTGTTTATTGGCCCAGGTCACTTGGCTCTCAGTTATCCACACCAACAGTTATAGACCCAATGACTGCCGGGTATCGTAACTCCAAGTATGGTTTAATCCCGTTCTACGATTATACATTCAGGACCAGCACCAAAACATCGATCAGTCACGTTTTGCTTGGACCTCGGAATCCGAGCGAGCCAGCATTTGTTAAAGCCTATCTAAAAAAGACAGGGTACGGTGATGTTGAAGTCCAGAGATCGGAGGCGTCATATCGCTAA
- a CDS encoding MoxR family ATPase yields the protein MPAFPKLFQNLKTELQKSIVGYDALLTDVLVAIFSGGHVLLEGVPGLGKTFLVRTLSQVIGLEPGRVQCTPDLMPADILGTHIVNENDQGRRMMFFEKGPVFKNLLLVDEINRATPKTQAALLEVMQERCVTTGGERHMLPEPFFVLATQNPMEMEGTYPLPEAQLDRFMFKIKVPFPDLDSLVEISRRTTGFTEPTLKSILTGTDLMKMQRELAEMPVAEPVARYASQLILGTHPETPGVLPEIQRFVSYGASPRGLQSLIKGARVWAALHGSTAVSTDDIRAIAHVSLRHRIILNFEGEAQQIKVDDIITKVLDQVKTPAQKAE from the coding sequence ATGCCCGCCTTTCCCAAACTCTTCCAAAACCTCAAGACCGAGCTGCAAAAGTCCATCGTCGGTTACGATGCCCTGCTGACCGATGTCCTCGTGGCCATCTTCTCCGGCGGCCACGTCCTGCTCGAGGGCGTGCCTGGCCTGGGCAAGACCTTCCTCGTCCGCACCCTATCCCAGGTCATCGGCCTGGAGCCCGGACGTGTGCAATGCACGCCCGACCTCATGCCAGCGGATATCCTGGGCACCCACATCGTCAATGAAAACGACCAGGGCCGCCGCATGATGTTTTTTGAAAAAGGCCCCGTCTTCAAGAACCTGCTGCTGGTGGATGAAATCAACCGCGCCACCCCCAAAACCCAGGCCGCCCTCCTGGAAGTCATGCAGGAACGCTGCGTCACCACTGGTGGCGAGCGCCACATGCTGCCGGAGCCTTTCTTTGTCCTCGCCACCCAGAACCCCATGGAGATGGAAGGCACCTACCCCCTGCCTGAGGCGCAGCTCGACCGTTTCATGTTTAAGATCAAGGTCCCCTTCCCCGATCTCGATTCCCTGGTGGAAATCTCCCGCCGCACCACCGGCTTCACCGAGCCCACGCTGAAATCCATCCTCACCGGCACCGACCTCATGAAAATGCAGCGCGAGCTGGCCGAGATGCCCGTGGCCGAGCCCGTGGCCCGCTACGCCTCCCAGCTCATCCTCGGCACCCACCCGGAGACTCCCGGCGTGCTGCCGGAGATCCAGCGTTTTGTCTCCTACGGAGCCAGCCCCCGTGGCCTGCAGAGCCTCATCAAAGGCGCCCGTGTCTGGGCCGCCCTGCATGGCAGCACCGCCGTCTCTACCGACGACATCCGCGCCATCGCCCACGTCTCCCTCCGCCACCGTATCATCCTGAATTTCGAAGGCGAAGC